A genomic window from Paucibacter sp. KCTC 42545 includes:
- a CDS encoding TIGR03087 family PEP-CTERM/XrtA system glycosyltransferase has translation MAKILYLVHRLPYPPNKGDKVRSFHLLKHLAARHQVFLATFVDDPDDRQYIAKVRDYCTELYVGELQPGLAKLKSLQGLLSGEALSLPYYRDAGMSRWVQEMAQAHGFDAVIVFSSPMAQYVKHAQGLQRGGAAVPVLIDFVDVDSAKWADYANSRSWPMSWLYRREGRQLLAFEADKADKAACSFFVTDKEVALFRQLTPGRHAAVESLCNGVDAEFFSPAEDRPSPFPAGQLPLVFTGAMDYWPNADAVTWFAAEVLPSLRAQWPALHFHIVGRSPTPAVQALAGEGISVSGTVPDVRPYLQHAAAVVAPLRLARGIQNKILEAMAMGQPVVAAQSCVQAIDAVDGQELMGAAEPADFVRALSALLADPQLASRIGAAGRARVQASYSWDAHLAGLDRHLAQAMASTETQAA, from the coding sequence ATGGCCAAGATTCTCTACCTGGTCCACCGCCTGCCGTACCCGCCCAACAAGGGCGACAAGGTCCGCTCCTTTCATTTACTCAAACACTTGGCCGCCAGGCATCAGGTGTTTTTGGCGACCTTTGTTGATGACCCGGATGACCGGCAGTACATCGCGAAGGTGCGGGACTACTGCACTGAGTTGTATGTGGGCGAGCTTCAGCCTGGCCTGGCCAAGTTGAAGTCCTTGCAAGGGCTGCTCAGTGGCGAAGCCCTGAGCTTGCCCTATTACCGCGATGCCGGCATGAGCCGCTGGGTTCAAGAGATGGCTCAGGCGCATGGCTTTGATGCGGTCATCGTGTTTTCGTCGCCGATGGCGCAATACGTGAAACACGCGCAAGGCCTGCAGCGGGGTGGGGCGGCTGTGCCGGTGTTGATCGACTTTGTGGACGTCGACTCCGCCAAATGGGCCGACTACGCCAACTCGCGCTCTTGGCCCATGTCCTGGCTGTATCGCAGGGAGGGGCGGCAGTTGCTGGCTTTCGAAGCGGATAAGGCCGACAAGGCAGCTTGTTCATTCTTCGTCACCGATAAAGAGGTGGCCCTGTTCCGGCAGCTGACGCCGGGGCGCCATGCCGCGGTGGAGTCGCTTTGCAATGGCGTTGATGCCGAGTTTTTCTCCCCCGCGGAGGACCGGCCATCGCCTTTTCCCGCCGGGCAGTTGCCGCTGGTATTCACCGGCGCGATGGACTACTGGCCGAACGCGGATGCCGTGACCTGGTTCGCTGCTGAAGTCTTGCCGAGCTTGCGGGCGCAGTGGCCTGCCTTGCACTTTCACATCGTGGGCCGCAGCCCGACGCCGGCCGTGCAGGCCTTGGCCGGGGAGGGCATTTCGGTGTCTGGCACTGTTCCTGATGTACGTCCGTATCTGCAGCATGCCGCAGCCGTGGTGGCGCCACTGCGTTTGGCGCGCGGCATTCAGAACAAGATCTTGGAGGCCATGGCCATGGGTCAGCCCGTGGTGGCCGCGCAGAGTTGCGTTCAAGCCATTGATGCGGTGGATGGCCAAGAACTCATGGGAGCAGCCGAGCCTGCCGACTTTGTGAGGGCTTTGAGCGCCCTGCTGGCCGACCCGCAGCTGGCCTCCCGCATCGGGGCTGCCGGCCGCGCCCGTGTTCAAGCCAGCTATAGCTGGGACGCCCATTTGGCCGGACTTGACCGCCATCTCGCTCAGGCCATGGCGAGCACCGAGACCCAAGCTGCATGA
- a CDS encoding FemAB family XrtA/PEP-CTERM system-associated protein, whose amino-acid sequence MSPADVQIKRLQSGDSANAKRWDAFVFASPQATFFHRAGWLRMVEDVFRHQGFFLYAERAGEIAGVLPLGQVKSRLFGHSLVALPFTVYGGVVADDPQVALSLEQEAHRIALSLGVDHLEYRNTSPQHPDWPKQDLYVTFRKEIFAEEEANMLAIPRKQRAMVRKGLKNGLQSHIDADASRFFALYADNVHRHGTPAMPKRYFQALLDEFGPDAEVLTVTDDKGRALSSVLSFYFRDEVLPYYAGDDESARDLAANDFKYWELMRRACAKGFKVFDYGRSKQGTGSYAFKKNWGFEPTPLHYEYQLFKRDSVPQNNPSNAKYQLLIKAWRKLPLGVANWLGPFIVRNLA is encoded by the coding sequence ATGAGCCCTGCCGACGTCCAGATCAAGCGCCTTCAGTCAGGCGATAGTGCCAATGCCAAACGCTGGGACGCCTTTGTGTTCGCCAGCCCGCAGGCCACGTTTTTCCACCGCGCCGGTTGGTTGCGAATGGTGGAAGATGTGTTTCGCCATCAGGGCTTTTTCCTCTATGCCGAACGGGCGGGCGAGATCGCTGGCGTCTTGCCGCTAGGGCAGGTCAAGAGCCGCTTGTTCGGGCACTCCTTGGTGGCCTTGCCCTTCACCGTTTACGGCGGCGTGGTGGCCGACGACCCTCAAGTGGCGCTGAGCTTGGAGCAAGAGGCCCATCGCATCGCCTTGAGCCTGGGTGTCGATCATCTGGAATACCGCAACACCAGTCCACAGCATCCTGACTGGCCTAAGCAAGACCTCTACGTCACCTTTCGCAAGGAGATCTTCGCGGAGGAAGAGGCCAATATGCTGGCCATCCCCCGCAAGCAACGCGCCATGGTGCGCAAAGGCCTGAAGAATGGCCTGCAAAGCCATATCGATGCGGACGCCTCGCGCTTCTTCGCGCTCTATGCCGACAATGTGCATCGCCATGGCACACCGGCCATGCCCAAGCGCTATTTCCAAGCCTTGCTGGATGAGTTTGGGCCGGACGCTGAAGTGCTCACCGTCACTGACGACAAAGGCCGCGCTCTGAGTTCGGTGCTGAGTTTTTACTTCCGCGACGAGGTCCTGCCTTATTACGCCGGCGATGACGAGTCGGCGCGCGACTTGGCCGCAAATGACTTCAAGTACTGGGAGCTGATGCGGCGCGCCTGTGCCAAGGGGTTCAAGGTGTTTGACTATGGGCGCAGCAAGCAGGGCACAGGCTCCTACGCCTTCAAGAAGAACTGGGGTTTTGAGCCGACGCCGCTGCACTACGAGTACCAGCTCTTCAAACGCGACAGCGTGCCGCAGAACAATCCCTCCAACGCCAAGTACCAGTTGCTGATCAAGGCCTGGCGCAAGCTGCCCCTCGGCGTGGCTAATTGGTTGGGCCCCTTTATCGTGCGTAACCTTGCCTGA
- a CDS encoding XrtA system polysaccharide deacetylase, whose amino-acid sequence MTIDVEDYFQVSAFAPYIARSDWDGRECRVERNIGRILALLDERQTKATFFTLGWIAERYPQLVRDIVAGGHELASHGYGHERVSDLNPQTFAEDIGRAKKLLEDLGGQAVLGYRAPSFSIGERNLWAFDTLLEQGYRYSSSVYPIQHDHYGMPDSPRFAYPVREGLLEVPVTTLRKFNRNFPSSGGGYFRLLPYALSRWMIRQVNEIDQQPAVFYFHPWEIDTEQPRVAGIDGKTRFRHYVNIPRTHGRIAQLLSDFSWGRMDEIFLAQPSVAQSLTLAAAA is encoded by the coding sequence ATGACGATTGACGTGGAGGACTACTTCCAGGTCTCGGCGTTTGCGCCCTATATCGCGCGCAGCGATTGGGATGGGCGTGAGTGCAGGGTCGAGCGCAATATCGGGCGCATTCTGGCCTTGCTGGATGAGCGCCAAACCAAGGCCACCTTCTTCACCCTGGGCTGGATTGCTGAGCGCTACCCACAATTGGTGCGCGACATCGTGGCGGGCGGGCATGAGTTGGCCAGCCACGGCTATGGCCATGAGCGGGTCAGTGATCTGAACCCGCAGACCTTTGCTGAGGACATTGGCCGCGCCAAGAAGCTGCTGGAGGACCTGGGCGGGCAAGCGGTGCTGGGCTATCGCGCCCCGAGTTTTTCCATCGGCGAGCGTAATTTGTGGGCTTTCGATACCTTGCTGGAGCAGGGCTATCGCTACAGCTCCAGCGTCTACCCGATTCAGCATGACCATTACGGCATGCCCGATTCACCGCGCTTTGCCTACCCGGTGCGTGAGGGCTTGCTAGAGGTGCCGGTGACCACCTTGCGCAAGTTCAATCGCAACTTTCCTTCTAGTGGCGGCGGCTATTTCCGTTTGCTGCCCTATGCCTTGTCGCGCTGGATGATTCGCCAGGTCAATGAGATCGACCAGCAGCCCGCAGTGTTCTATTTCCACCCTTGGGAGATCGACACCGAACAGCCGCGTGTGGCCGGCATCGACGGCAAAACCCGGTTCCGGCACTACGTCAACATCCCGCGCACCCATGGCCGCATTGCTCAATTGCTAAGCGATTTTTCCTGGGGCCGAATGGACGAAATTTTTCTGGCTCAGCCGTCTGTGGCTCAGTCTCTCACACTTGCCGCTGCTGCCTGA
- a CDS encoding XrtA/PEP-CTERM system-associated ATPase: protein MYESFYGLSSKPFQLSPDPNFYFGSKQHRRAKAYLDYGVLRNDGFIVITGEIGAGKTTLLRGLLDSLNRSNVVIGNLVTTQVDAEDTLRLVGAAFGVRVKDLPKSEVLMSLEAYFVNQASHGKRCLLIVDEAQNLTARAVEELRMLSNFQFGNQSLLQTFLVGQPEFRGILQRPEMEQFRQRVAATCHIGPLDEEETQRYIEHRLKCSGSTGKPSFEADAFPAIYKASGGIPRRINSLCDRLLLLGFMAGKTHLGLAEVDEALRDIAQELAPTKAVANEAGKQPDQDLSLDLSRLRLDAGDVAGLSTEFASLGNEAMAERFQRIENSLVRLERVNMQTLALLQKLVEAVKSN from the coding sequence ATGTATGAATCCTTTTATGGGCTCAGCAGCAAGCCGTTCCAGCTCAGCCCTGATCCCAACTTCTATTTCGGCAGCAAACAGCATCGGCGGGCCAAGGCCTACCTGGATTACGGCGTCCTGCGCAATGACGGGTTCATCGTCATCACCGGTGAAATCGGCGCCGGCAAGACCACGCTCTTGCGAGGTTTGCTGGACAGCCTTAATCGCAGCAATGTGGTGATCGGCAATCTGGTCACCACGCAAGTCGATGCGGAAGACACTTTGCGCTTGGTCGGTGCGGCCTTTGGCGTGCGCGTCAAGGATCTGCCGAAATCAGAAGTGCTGATGAGCTTGGAGGCCTACTTCGTCAATCAAGCCAGCCATGGCAAGCGCTGCTTGCTGATCGTGGACGAGGCGCAGAATTTGACGGCGCGGGCGGTTGAAGAGCTGCGCATGCTGTCGAATTTTCAATTCGGCAATCAGTCCCTGCTGCAGACCTTTCTTGTGGGGCAGCCAGAGTTTCGCGGCATCTTGCAGCGGCCCGAGATGGAGCAATTCCGTCAGCGCGTGGCAGCAACCTGCCATATCGGCCCGCTGGACGAGGAAGAAACACAGCGCTATATCGAGCACCGCCTGAAATGCTCGGGCAGTACCGGCAAGCCGAGCTTTGAGGCCGATGCCTTTCCGGCCATCTACAAGGCCAGCGGCGGCATCCCGCGTCGTATCAACTCCTTGTGTGACCGCCTCTTGCTCTTGGGCTTCATGGCCGGCAAGACCCATTTGGGCTTGGCCGAAGTGGATGAAGCCTTGCGTGACATCGCCCAGGAATTGGCGCCGACCAAAGCGGTTGCGAATGAGGCCGGCAAGCAGCCCGATCAAGACCTGAGCTTGGATCTGTCGCGCCTGCGCCTCGACGCTGGCGACGTCGCAGGCTTGTCAACTGAGTTTGCTAGCCTTGGCAACGAAGCCATGGCCGAGCGCTTTCAGCGCATTGAGAACAGCTTGGTGCGCCTCGAGCGCGTGAATATGCAAACGCTGGCCTTGCTGCAAAAGCTGGTGGAGGCGGTCAAGTCAAACTGA
- a CDS encoding TIGR03016 family PEP-CTERM system-associated outer membrane protein has translation MKSLLHTPSLHRVSRACTLVACLAALATAQAQEAAAVGRSGTSLTPRVTLSQTWTDNNTLSSVAKDAALITTLSPGLTLASRTGMLKGSLDYAISGVFYGKSEQKDRTQQSLTASGVAELIDNFLFVDGRATIGQQLTSAFGQQSVDQSLNNPNSTEVATVNLSPFVRGRLFGLASYELRGTYAETNAKGTSVSDSTVVGSNFRLDSASLGQVGWWINGNTQRSHFKSGVDNNTALVSLGLRYQPDVDLLLKVNAGRERSDYQLGVATRGNSYGVNASWQPTPRTTLLADWQSHDYGNSHLLSFEHRMARSVWRVSDSQNVSTQSSGSLPGQNTNYDLLFTQYASIEPDPVKRDAKVRQTLSELGLSAGAAGSSGYLNAGPTLVRTQGLSFSIEALRTTLTASATQSTTKQLGNGVPPGGVVGQTGNIVQRNGSINLARNLTPTTSANVSYTQSETLGDANAPGTSNTTLRSVTANWTMRLNPRSSVSLGGRVARFHSPLLPYRENAVFATLVHQF, from the coding sequence GTGAAGAGCCTTCTGCACACGCCGTCGCTGCATCGAGTCAGCCGAGCCTGCACGCTGGTGGCTTGTCTGGCTGCACTCGCCACGGCGCAGGCGCAGGAGGCGGCGGCAGTGGGGCGCTCGGGCACCTCTCTCACGCCGAGGGTGACGCTCAGCCAGACATGGACCGACAACAATACCTTGTCCTCGGTTGCCAAAGATGCGGCCTTGATAACGACCTTGTCGCCGGGCCTCACGCTGGCTAGCAGGACGGGGATGTTGAAGGGCTCGCTGGACTACGCCATCAGCGGCGTGTTCTATGGCAAGAGCGAACAAAAGGATAGGACTCAACAGTCCTTGACGGCCAGCGGCGTGGCGGAGTTAATCGATAACTTCCTGTTCGTGGACGGGCGCGCCACGATTGGACAGCAACTCACTTCGGCCTTTGGTCAGCAAAGCGTTGATCAATCGCTCAACAACCCAAATAGCACCGAGGTTGCCACCGTCAATCTCTCGCCTTTTGTGCGCGGTCGTTTGTTCGGCTTGGCGAGCTACGAGCTGCGCGGCACTTATGCCGAAACCAATGCCAAGGGTACGTCGGTGAGTGATAGCACCGTGGTCGGCAGCAACTTTCGCCTGGACAGTGCCAGCCTTGGTCAGGTGGGGTGGTGGATCAATGGCAACACGCAGCGCTCGCACTTCAAGTCTGGCGTGGACAACAACACGGCCTTGGTTTCACTGGGTTTGAGGTATCAGCCCGATGTTGACTTGCTGCTCAAGGTCAATGCGGGGCGCGAGCGTTCTGACTATCAGCTGGGTGTCGCCACTCGGGGCAATAGTTATGGCGTCAACGCCAGTTGGCAGCCGACGCCACGCACCACGTTGCTGGCCGATTGGCAGAGCCACGACTATGGCAATTCGCACCTGCTCAGCTTCGAGCACCGGATGGCCCGGTCGGTTTGGCGGGTGTCCGATTCCCAAAACGTATCGACTCAGTCGAGTGGCAGCTTGCCAGGTCAAAACACGAACTACGATCTGCTCTTCACCCAGTACGCGTCGATTGAGCCGGATCCGGTTAAGCGTGATGCCAAAGTCCGCCAAACCCTGAGCGAGTTAGGTCTGAGCGCGGGTGCTGCGGGCTCAAGTGGATATCTGAATGCCGGCCCGACCTTGGTGCGCACGCAAGGTTTGTCTTTCTCCATTGAGGCGCTGCGCACGACCTTGACGGCATCGGCCACGCAGTCCACCACCAAGCAGTTGGGTAACGGCGTGCCGCCGGGTGGTGTGGTTGGGCAAACCGGCAATATCGTCCAGCGCAATGGCAGCATCAATCTGGCGCGCAATTTGACGCCTACGACCAGTGCCAATGTGAGCTACACACAGTCAGAAACGCTGGGTGACGCGAATGCCCCGGGCACTTCGAACACGACCTTGCGTTCAGTGACTGCGAATTGGACCATGCGTTTGAACCCGCGCTCCAGTGTCTCGCTGGGCGGGCGGGTGGCGCGTTTTCATAGCCCGCTGCTGCCTTACCGCGAAAACGCGGTTTTTGCCACACTCGTTCACCAGTTCTAG
- a CDS encoding XrtA-associated tyrosine autokinase, producing MSSLIEQATQRLEQLRQAGASMPDDVQANGAGVATGLAASGLATSALGPAPAPLETPHHPSSKRVDLDFTALAEQGFLTPNAGRSHFADQYRVIKRPLIKNAMGKGAVTLNHANLIMVTSALPGEGKSFTSLNLALSIAAEMDNTVMLVDADVARPSVLRMLGLPQGPGLLDVLEDSVDMASVMLRTNVDKLTLLPSGTPHPRATELLASDAMSHLLDDMAKRYPDRIIIFDSPPLLLTTESRVLASHMGQIVVVVQAGKTPQSAVMQALAAIESCPLKMMLLNQSSTNAIGGYGYGYGYGYGYASESSKS from the coding sequence ATGAGTAGCCTGATTGAGCAAGCCACCCAACGCCTTGAGCAACTGCGCCAAGCTGGCGCGTCAATGCCGGACGATGTGCAGGCCAATGGTGCAGGGGTTGCTACCGGCTTGGCTGCCTCAGGCCTCGCGACAAGTGCGCTAGGCCCTGCGCCTGCGCCGCTTGAGACGCCCCATCACCCGTCCAGCAAGCGCGTGGATCTGGATTTCACGGCCTTGGCCGAGCAGGGTTTCTTGACGCCCAATGCCGGCCGCTCCCATTTCGCGGACCAGTACCGTGTGATCAAGCGTCCGCTGATCAAGAACGCGATGGGCAAGGGCGCTGTTACCCTGAACCACGCCAATCTGATCATGGTGACCAGCGCACTGCCGGGCGAGGGGAAGAGCTTCACTTCGCTGAATCTGGCGCTGAGCATTGCGGCGGAAATGGACAACACCGTGATGCTGGTCGACGCTGACGTGGCCCGACCTTCTGTCTTGCGCATGTTGGGGCTGCCCCAGGGCCCGGGTTTGCTGGATGTACTGGAGGACTCTGTTGATATGGCCAGCGTGATGCTGCGCACCAATGTCGACAAGCTCACCCTGCTGCCTAGCGGTACACCCCACCCCCGGGCGACGGAATTGCTGGCCAGTGATGCGATGAGCCACTTGCTCGATGACATGGCCAAGCGCTACCCGGATCGCATCATCATCTTTGACTCGCCGCCCCTGCTGCTGACGACTGAGTCGCGCGTGCTGGCCTCGCATATGGGCCAGATCGTGGTGGTCGTGCAAGCCGGCAAGACGCCGCAGAGCGCGGTGATGCAAGCGCTTGCCGCGATCGAGAGTTGCCCGCTGAAGATGATGTTGTTGAACCAGTCCAGCACCAACGCAATTGGTGGCTATGGCTATGGATACGGCTACGGCTATGGTTATGCCAGTGAATCAAGCAAGAGCTGA
- a CDS encoding XrtA system polysaccharide chain length determinant, which yields MDLLIAQLLSVVKSMWKHRWTGLAVAWIAGLVGAVVVLVLPDRYEASARIYVDTQSILKPLMTGLAVQPNVEQQVMMLSRTLISRPNVEKLVRMADLDLKNQSKSQQEATIETVTKNLSIQSTARDNLYTLAYRDTDQESAKRVVQSFVSIFLESSLGSSRKDTATATTFINEQIKGYEAKLEEAESRLKEFRLRNIQTMSGDGKDSASRLGEISAQLERARLDYREAVNARDAAKSQLEAERKGSVGGSAVQSVLQESATAVSTPEIDARIDVQNRSLDALLQRYTEQHPDIVSARKMLKDLEAQKKKEVAELRKAALAAPTVGSAGNTNLAFQEMGRLLANYEVQVAAMKARVDEYSSRYAQAMAAVKTAPQLEAEGAQLNRDYAIHKKNYEDLVSRRESAAMSGELDVASGVADFRLIDPPRVSPKPVAPNRLLLLAVAMVLALGLGMFGAFVSSQLRPVFHDVNELRSRVDLPILGVVTRLTTDEDRRRHRMDMIRFSVASASFFVLFAIGLTVMAILMNRQVG from the coding sequence ATGGATTTGTTGATTGCACAGTTGCTTTCCGTCGTGAAGTCGATGTGGAAGCACCGCTGGACCGGCTTGGCAGTGGCTTGGATTGCCGGGCTGGTTGGCGCCGTTGTCGTCTTGGTCTTGCCTGACCGGTACGAGGCGAGCGCGCGTATCTATGTGGATACGCAGTCCATCCTGAAGCCGCTGATGACGGGCTTGGCTGTACAACCCAATGTCGAGCAGCAGGTGATGATGCTCAGCCGCACTTTGATCAGCCGCCCCAATGTCGAGAAGTTGGTTCGCATGGCGGATCTGGACCTCAAGAACCAGTCCAAGAGCCAGCAAGAGGCAACGATTGAGACGGTGACCAAGAACTTGTCGATTCAAAGCACGGCGCGCGACAACCTGTACACCTTGGCCTATCGGGATACCGATCAGGAAAGTGCCAAGCGGGTGGTTCAGTCTTTTGTCTCGATTTTTCTGGAATCGAGCCTTGGTTCTAGCCGCAAGGATACGGCCACTGCCACGACCTTCATCAACGAGCAAATCAAGGGCTATGAAGCGAAGTTGGAAGAGGCTGAGTCTCGCTTAAAAGAGTTCCGCCTGCGCAATATTCAAACCATGTCGGGCGATGGCAAGGATTCCGCATCCCGTTTGGGTGAAATCAGTGCGCAACTTGAGCGTGCCCGGCTCGACTATCGCGAGGCTGTGAATGCGCGCGATGCTGCCAAGAGTCAACTGGAAGCAGAGCGCAAGGGTTCAGTTGGCGGAAGTGCGGTGCAAAGCGTGTTGCAAGAGTCCGCAACAGCAGTGTCGACACCAGAAATTGATGCGCGGATTGATGTTCAAAATCGCAGTCTCGACGCACTATTGCAGCGCTACACCGAGCAGCATCCCGATATCGTCAGCGCCCGCAAGATGCTGAAGGACCTCGAGGCGCAAAAGAAGAAAGAGGTTGCCGAACTGCGCAAGGCGGCATTGGCTGCACCTACCGTGGGCTCGGCCGGCAATACCAACCTGGCGTTTCAAGAAATGGGGCGCTTGCTGGCCAATTACGAGGTCCAGGTGGCGGCGATGAAGGCTCGGGTGGATGAGTATTCCAGCCGCTATGCCCAAGCGATGGCCGCGGTGAAGACGGCGCCGCAACTGGAGGCCGAGGGAGCCCAGTTGAATCGTGATTACGCTATTCACAAAAAGAACTACGAAGACTTGGTGTCGCGCCGCGAGTCGGCCGCGATGTCGGGCGAGTTGGATGTGGCTTCGGGCGTGGCGGATTTCCGCTTGATCGACCCACCGCGGGTGTCGCCCAAGCCGGTGGCGCCAAACCGACTACTGTTGTTGGCTGTGGCGATGGTCCTGGCCCTGGGCTTGGGTATGTTTGGCGCCTTTGTCAGCAGTCAACTGCGTCCGGTTTTCCACGACGTCAATGAGTTGCGTTCACGGGTGGATTTGCCCATCCTGGGTGTTGTGACGCGACTGACCACCGACGAGGATAGGCGGCGCCACCGCATGGACATGATCCGCTTCAGCGTGGCATCGGCGAGCTTCTTTGTGCTGTTTGCCATCGGGCTCACAGTGATGGCAATTTTGATGAATCGGCAGGTGGGTTGA
- a CDS encoding XrtA/PEP-CTERM system exopolysaccharide export protein, producing the protein MLFAGLVLSTLSACGTVGSKFPPAPSAAASEKYSYIVGPGDALNIIVWRNPELSMSVPVRPDGKISTPLIDELTAQGKNSTEIARDIEQQLGKYVRDPVVTVIVTSFVGPYSEQIRVVGEASKPQALPYKQKMTVLDVMIAVGGLTDFAAGNEATIVRSGEGNKQYSVRLKDLVKRGDVSANVEMRPGDILIIPQSLF; encoded by the coding sequence ATGCTTTTTGCTGGCCTTGTACTTTCGACGTTGAGTGCATGCGGTACGGTAGGCTCGAAATTCCCGCCCGCGCCAAGCGCCGCAGCGAGCGAAAAATATAGTTATATCGTTGGCCCGGGTGATGCCCTCAATATCATTGTTTGGCGCAATCCGGAATTGTCGATGAGTGTGCCGGTGCGGCCTGATGGAAAAATATCTACGCCGCTTATCGATGAGTTGACGGCTCAAGGCAAGAATTCCACGGAAATTGCCAGAGATATTGAACAGCAACTCGGTAAATATGTTCGTGATCCGGTGGTTACGGTGATTGTGACCAGCTTTGTTGGGCCTTACAGCGAACAGATTCGCGTGGTGGGTGAGGCGTCCAAGCCGCAGGCCTTGCCGTACAAGCAGAAAATGACGGTGCTCGATGTCATGATTGCTGTTGGCGGCTTGACTGACTTTGCCGCGGGTAATGAGGCGACGATTGTTCGCTCCGGCGAGGGCAATAAACAGTACTCGGTAAGGCTGAAGGATTTGGTCAAGCGCGGCGATGTGTCTGCGAATGTGGAAATGCGACCTGGCGATATCCTGATCATTCCGCAGAGTTTGTTTTGA
- a CDS encoding FAD-binding oxidoreductase produces the protein MTTTHAAAISSWTKLLGAAQVLSTAAAQQAYGLDTTASSRKLVAALKPSASEQIPEIVRIAKANRTSIYPISTGNNWGYGTSLPAANDCVLLDLSGLSQIKEFDAELGVITVEPGVTQGMLAKFLDEGGHDFMVPVTGGGPNCSLLGNALERGYGVTPHTDHFGAVTHIEAVLADGSIYRSGLHEAGGIEVAKLFKWGIGPYINGLFTQSGFGVVTQMTILLARRPQCSKVCFFSIPDDQMLEEAVRRVQRILQTLPGIVGGSNLMNRHRMLAMAAPYPATQIGPNGLIPEEVIAAMGREYQIFPWTGFMTLYGSKKVVAAAQKEIRNILKGFAKRLVFLSNGQAQGLAKLAKLIPGRLGQRAGSTAQTLAKSLELVGGRPNETAMPLAYWRNPNPPKGPSRDPGRDGSGLIWYAPLVPMRPQAARSFVDMVKAITHRHGIEPLITLTSISDKVFDSTIPILFDRQKESETANAKACNQELLDSGALQGFLPYRVGISSMPWLAERMGSAGKLNRQLRQSLDPDNIISPGRYS, from the coding sequence ATGACCACCACTCACGCCGCAGCCATCAGCAGCTGGACCAAACTCCTTGGAGCAGCGCAAGTCCTGAGCACTGCGGCTGCGCAGCAGGCCTATGGGCTTGACACCACCGCCTCAAGTAGAAAGCTTGTGGCTGCACTCAAACCCAGCGCTAGTGAGCAAATTCCCGAAATTGTTCGTATTGCCAAGGCCAATCGAACCTCAATTTACCCAATCAGCACCGGCAACAACTGGGGCTACGGAACCAGCCTCCCTGCCGCAAACGACTGCGTACTGCTTGATCTCTCAGGACTATCCCAAATCAAGGAGTTCGATGCCGAATTGGGAGTAATCACCGTCGAGCCCGGCGTCACCCAAGGCATGCTGGCCAAGTTCTTGGATGAGGGCGGTCACGACTTCATGGTGCCCGTGACCGGCGGCGGCCCAAATTGCAGCCTGCTTGGCAATGCACTGGAGCGCGGCTATGGCGTAACCCCCCATACCGACCACTTCGGCGCAGTCACCCATATCGAAGCCGTCCTGGCGGACGGCAGCATTTACCGAAGCGGACTGCATGAAGCGGGTGGCATTGAGGTGGCCAAACTCTTCAAATGGGGAATCGGCCCCTACATCAACGGTCTCTTCACTCAAAGCGGCTTTGGCGTGGTTACCCAGATGACCATCTTGTTGGCACGCCGCCCACAATGCTCCAAAGTTTGTTTCTTCAGCATTCCCGACGACCAAATGCTCGAAGAGGCTGTGCGGCGAGTGCAACGTATTCTTCAAACCCTGCCGGGCATTGTTGGCGGCAGCAATTTGATGAATAGGCACCGCATGCTCGCAATGGCAGCCCCCTATCCCGCCACTCAAATTGGCCCCAACGGCCTAATTCCAGAGGAGGTCATTGCCGCGATGGGGCGTGAATATCAAATATTCCCATGGACAGGTTTTATGACCCTTTATGGCAGCAAGAAGGTCGTCGCCGCAGCACAGAAAGAGATTCGAAACATCCTGAAAGGATTTGCCAAGCGACTCGTCTTTCTGTCCAACGGCCAAGCCCAAGGCCTGGCCAAGCTGGCAAAGCTCATTCCTGGACGGCTCGGGCAGCGAGCCGGCAGCACTGCACAAACCCTTGCAAAGTCACTGGAACTAGTCGGAGGGCGCCCCAACGAAACAGCAATGCCATTGGCCTACTGGCGCAATCCAAACCCGCCAAAGGGGCCATCCCGTGACCCTGGCCGCGATGGCTCCGGCCTCATTTGGTACGCACCACTCGTCCCCATGAGGCCGCAAGCCGCACGCAGTTTCGTCGACATGGTGAAAGCGATCACCCATAGGCACGGCATCGAACCACTCATCACACTGACCAGCATCAGCGACAAGGTATTCGACAGCACCATCCCCATCCTCTTCGACCGCCAAAAGGAGTCCGAAACTGCGAACGCCAAAGCCTGCAACCAAGAGCTGCTGGACAGCGGCGCACTGCAAGGCTTTCTACCCTATCGGGTCGGCATATCAAGCATGCCCTGGCTTGCCGAGCGAATGGGGAGCGCGGGCAAGCTGAATCGGCAATTGCGGCAGTCACTGGACCCCGACAACATCATTTCACCTGGGCGCTACAGCTAA